ACCGCCAGCGTCGCCTGCGCCACGCTGAATCCACGTTGGCCGTGGAGGTACAGCGCGAGGAACGGCAGGACGACGAGGCCCGTCCGGTTCACGAACGTGCCCACGACGAGCATCCAGAACGGGCGGGGGTAGGCCGCGTAGGCGGCGCGCAGGCGAGTTCCGGTCACGCCCGAACGTACCGCGCCCCGGACAGCCGGGGCCGTCCGGGGCGCGGAGAATCGAGAGGCGGGCCTACTTCTTCTCGAGCTTGTCAGCCGCCTTGCCGAGGAGTTCCGTCGCCTTCGACGCCGCCTTGTCGGCGAGGTCGCCGGCGGCGTGGGCCGCCTTGTCGGCCGCCTTCTTGGCCTGCTGCTTCACGGCGTCCGGCGCGAGGTCCGACGCCTTGTCGGCGAGGGTCTTGGCCGCGCCCTCGGCCGAGTCGGCGGCCTTCTTGGCGAGGTCGCCCGCGCCGTCTTTCAAGCTGTCGAGGTTCATGGCGGTGGGGGTGGGTGGTCGAGGAGTCTACGGCCCAGCCCCCAGCCGGGTCCTAGTCGATGGCGTCCTCGGCCCGGTCGGCCGCGTCGGCGTAGGTGTCGCCGGCCTTCTTGCGGGCCTTCCCGCCCATCTCCTCGGCCGCGCCTTCGGCCTGCATCCGCTCGTTGTCCATCGCGTCGCCGACGGCCTTCTTGACCTTGCCCTTGACCTCGTCGAAGGCGCCGGCCGCCTGCTCCTTGCGCCCGCGGGCTTCCTCCTTGTGGAGTTTGCGCTGCGCGTCGTTGGTGATGTCGTCCATGGTGGGGGAGGGGGAACGTGAAAGGACGGCTTAGACGGAAGCGCTTCCCGGACGGGTCCGCCGCCGGGCCGTCTTTGCTCTGGCCCGTGGATTCCCCTACTCCACCTCGGCGGCCCGCTCGCGGTAGGCGTCGCGCGAGCGGACGTAGTCGTCGGCGAGGCGGTCGGTGATCCGCTCGGCGGCGAGGTCGGCGAGGCGGCCGAGGCCGGTCGCCATGTCGCGGGACGAGAGCGAGGCGAGGGCCCGGCCTGTGATGACGTTGCCGGCCGCGAGCGGGAGCCCGAACAGGGACCGGTCCACGACCTCGCGCTCGCGGAGCTCGGCGTCCCACAGCGACGCGCCGGTCCGGGCGTTGAGGAGGTGGACCTCACCGATCAGAATGAAATAGACGGCCCCCTCGTACGAGTCGGCCACGAGGGCGTAGTCGGCGATGCGGAGGTCGAGGACGAAGTCGGACGCCTCGGGCGTCGGGGCGGGGGCGAAGCGGAGGAGCGAGGCCGTCCGCGCCAGCGACTGCCGCGCGATCCGGTCGGCCACGTCGACCGTGGCCACGACGCTGTCGAGGCGGGCCTGGGCGCGACGCGCCTGCCGACGCTTGTCGAGCGACGTCCCCACGCGCACGGCCGTCCCGACCGGGTCGTACGGGTCGATCCCCGACTCGATGGGGCTGCCGGCCTGGACGCGTGGGGCCGGCGGGATGGCGGCGGTCACGGCCACCCGGCGGCCGTCGAGCGAGACCTCGTCGAGCCGGTTCGAGGTCCCGCACCCCGAGGCGGCCAGGAGGACGGCGGCGAGGGCGGCGAGCAGGCGGGGGCGGGGGAACACGGTCGAACGCGGTGGGTGAGCGGTGGGCCTCTCGGAGGCCCTAGCTTAGCCGCTCCTCCCCCGGCCTCGGTAACCCCCGGTCCCCTCGTCATGCCCTACGTCGTCGCTCAGCCCTGCATCAACTGCAAGCACACGGACTGCGTCGAGGTCTGCCCCGTCGACTGCTTCTACGAGGGCCCGAACTTCCTCGCGATCCACCCCGACGAGTGCATCGACTGCAACGCCTGCGTGCCGGCGTGCCCTGTCGAGGCCATCTACGCCGACGACGAGCTCCCGGAGGAGTGGGCCCACTACACCGAGTGGAACGCGTACCTCGCCAACCAGTGGCAGGCCCTCGGCTACAACATCACGGAGAAGAAGCCGGAGCTCCCGGACGCCGAGACGTGGGCCTCGCCGCCGGAGTCGGAGACGAAGAACGAGGAGGACATCCTCACATGGGAGGGCGCCGAGTAAGCGCTCACGGTGTGGTCCTGGCGGTGCGGCCTCGGCGCGACGCTTGTCACGTTCGCCGTCCAGTACGTCGGCCCGGTCGTCCGCGTCAGAAACGAGTGTGAGCCGCGCGATGCCCCGGCGTGGGTCGGGCCGGTTCTCGCCGCCGGCCTCCCGCTCTACTGGGTCTCGGACAGCCCCTGGATCTCGGCGGTCAGCTCCCTCACCCCGTTCGTCGAGGCCCCCGTCCGATGGTGGGCGCTCTTGGCGGATGCCACGTTCGGGGGCGTCGCCTTCGCCGTCGTGGCGAGAGCGCGAAAGAGCCGGACGCGTCAGTCGACCTAGAGGACGACCGCCAGCATGGCGACGGCGAGCACGGTCGACACGAGGGCCGAGCGGATCGCGGAACGGGAGGGGAAGTAGGGCACGGTCGTGGGGACCAGGGTGGCCCCAAGGTGCTGGACCCGGGCGGTTTAGGTCAAGAGTGTGCCCATGATCGTTTCCTGATGGTTTGCCTGAGATCTGGGTCAAGAATGCGACATTAGGCGTTCCACTGGCCGCCTCGCGATGCCCACCTGCGCCTTCCTCACCACCGACGACCTCGACGCCTTCGTGACGTACGACGCCGAGGCCGTGGCGCCCCTCGCCGCGCTCGGGTGGACCGTCGAGGACGTCGCATGGCGCGCCGAGGCCGACTGGGACGCCTACGACGCCGTCGTCGTCCGGTCGCCCTGGGATTACCAGGACGCCCCGGATCACTTCTTGGAGGTGCTCGGCGCCATCGACCGGTCGTCGGCGCGGCTGGAGAACCCGCTGCCGGTGATCCGCTGGAACCTCCGCAAGACGTACCTCCGCGACCTGGAGCGCGCCGGCGTGCCCGTCGTCCCGACGCGCTGGGCGGAGGACGGCCTGACCGCCGGCACGCTGGCCGCGGCCTTCCGTCAGTGGGACGTGGCTGGGGTCGTCGCCAAGCCGATCGTCAGCGCCAACGCTGACGGGACGTTCCGCCTCGGCGCCGAGGCGGACGGGGTCGAGGCGCTGTCGGCGCTCGCTGACCGGCCGTCTCTCGTCCAGCCATTCGTGCCGGCGGTCGTGGAGGAGGGCGAGTACTCCGTCTTCGCGTTCGGCGGGGCCGTCAGCCACGCGATCCTCAAGACGCCGGCTGCGGGCGACTTCCGGGTGCAGGAGGAGCACGGCGGCGTGATTCGCGGCGTGGAGCCGGAGCCCGCGCTCCTCGACCTCACGCACCGCGCGCTCGCCGCCGTGCCCCACGACCGCCCGCTCCTTTACGCCCGCGTCGACGCCGTGCGGATGCCCGACGGCGCGTGGGCGGTGATGGAGCTCGAACTCATCGAGCCGTCGCTGTACTTCTCCTATTCGGAGGGATCGGCCGCCCGCTTCGCCGCGGTCCTCGACGCGCTGTGCCGATGAGCCCGCGTCGGCGGTGCCGCTGATCCGGCCTGTCCCTCCTGTCATCCTGAGCAGAGCGAAAGATCTCGTGTCGGCTGACGGTTCGCGGTCGCGAGCGCGGCACGCGAGTCCGACGAGATCCTTCGACTCCCCCGCTGCGCGGCTCCGCTCAGGATGACGGGCAGGTGGGGAGGTGAGCGACCGAGGCGGGCGGTCCTCCGTCTCGGGAGGGCACCCGTGCGGCGCGTCCGCGTACGCGGACGCCCCCGATCCCCCCACGATGCAGCCACCCCAGAGCCCGCCCGACAGCACGCCCGCCGAGATCGACGCGGCCCTCGCCGACCTCCAGGCCCACGCGACGGAGTGGGCCCGCCTGCCGATCCCTGCGAAGGTCGACCTGTTGGAGACGATCCTCCCTCGCATCGCCGACGTCGCCGGCCGCTGGGTGACGGCGGCGTCGCGCGCGAAGGGGCTGGCCGTCGGCTCGCCGCTGCGGGCCGAGGAGTGGACCTCCGGGCCGTGGGCCGTCGCCAACTACGTCGGGGCGCTGGTGGAGACGCTGCGGCACATCGAAGCGGGGACGGTCGCCGAAGCGCTCCGCGGACGCGTCCGCCAGCGGCTCGACGGGCAGGCCGTCGTGCGTGTGTTGCCGGACGGGCTGTACGACCGCGTCCTCCTGAACGGCGTCGAGGCCGACGTGTGGATGCAGCCGGGCGTGGCGGCGGCCGAGGTCCCGGAGACGGTCGGGCGGTTCTACCGGGAAGAGGACCCGGAGGGAGCGGTTGCGCTGGTCCTCGGCGCGGGCAACATCGCGGCGATCCCGGCGCTCGACGTGCTCTACAAACTGTTCGCCGAGGGGCAGGTGGCCCTGCTCAAGATGAACCCGGTGAACGGCTACCTCCAGCCACTCTTCGAGACCGTGTTCGGCGCGTTCGTCGAGGCCGGATACCTCCGGTTCGTGGCCGGCGGCGCGGACGTCGGGGCGTACCTCACCGGCCACGACGCGGTCGACGCCATCCACATGACGGGGAGCGCAGCGACGCACGATGCCATCGTCTACGGGACGGGCGCGGAGGGGGCGGGCCGGAAGGCGCGCGACGAGCCGCGAATCGAGGTGCCCGTGTCGAGCGAGCTCGGCGGCGTGAGCCCGTGTCTCGTGGTCCCGGGTGACTGGTCGGAGCCGGACCTCGTGTTCCAGGCGGAGAACGTGGCGTCCCAGAAGCTCCACAACAGCGGGTTTAACTGCATCGCCAGTCAGGTCCTCGTGCTGGCCGAC
This sequence is a window from Rubrivirga marina. Protein-coding genes within it:
- a CDS encoding aldehyde dehydrogenase family protein; the protein is MQPPQSPPDSTPAEIDAALADLQAHATEWARLPIPAKVDLLETILPRIADVAGRWVTAASRAKGLAVGSPLRAEEWTSGPWAVANYVGALVETLRHIEAGTVAEALRGRVRQRLDGQAVVRVLPDGLYDRVLLNGVEADVWMQPGVAAAEVPETVGRFYREEDPEGAVALVLGAGNIAAIPALDVLYKLFAEGQVALLKMNPVNGYLQPLFETVFGAFVEAGYLRFVAGGADVGAYLTGHDAVDAIHMTGSAATHDAIVYGTGAEGAGRKARDEPRIEVPVSSELGGVSPCLVVPGDWSEPDLVFQAENVASQKLHNSGFNCIASQVLVLADGWRQRGAFLGELRRVLASVEDRPAYYPGAQERLDAFAEAYPTAERLGDDSQRLLATVSSEAGEPAFEEEVFGPALAVTDLPGGDDPADWLDRAVDWGNETLAGTLGATILIHPRTRKAMGARFDDAVARLRYGTIGVNVWSGAGFFVAQGAWGAFPGHTRDDVQSGIGVVHNSWLFERPQKTVLSGPFAPFPRSLLLGETHTAPTPLYFVTNETAETTARRVTEFATAPSPAKLPAIVASALRG
- a CDS encoding ATP-grasp domain-containing protein, which translates into the protein MPTCAFLTTDDLDAFVTYDAEAVAPLAALGWTVEDVAWRAEADWDAYDAVVVRSPWDYQDAPDHFLEVLGAIDRSSARLENPLPVIRWNLRKTYLRDLERAGVPVVPTRWAEDGLTAGTLAAAFRQWDVAGVVAKPIVSANADGTFRLGAEADGVEALSALADRPSLVQPFVPAVVEEGEYSVFAFGGAVSHAILKTPAAGDFRVQEEHGGVIRGVEPEPALLDLTHRALAAVPHDRPLLYARVDAVRMPDGAWAVMELELIEPSLYFSYSEGSAARFAAVLDALCR
- the fdxA gene encoding ferredoxin FdxA, giving the protein MPYVVAQPCINCKHTDCVEVCPVDCFYEGPNFLAIHPDECIDCNACVPACPVEAIYADDELPEEWAHYTEWNAYLANQWQALGYNITEKKPELPDAETWASPPESETKNEEDILTWEGAE
- a CDS encoding CsbD family protein, encoding MDDITNDAQRKLHKEEARGRKEQAAGAFDEVKGKVKKAVGDAMDNERMQAEGAAEEMGGKARKKAGDTYADAADRAEDAID